A section of the Buchnera aphidicola (Mindarus japonicus) genome encodes:
- the rplK gene encoding 50S ribosomal protein L11, with product MAKKIQSYIKLQVSAGTATPSPPIGPALGQKGVNIMEFCKLFNEKTSNLEKGTPIPVIVTVYSDRSFTFITKTPPASVLLKKFSGIKLGSGKTKTETVGNISKLQIQEIAKIKKKDMTGSNIDKMSKSIEGTAKSMGLVITE from the coding sequence ATGGCAAAAAAAATTCAATCATACATAAAATTACAAGTATCCGCAGGAACGGCTACTCCAAGTCCTCCAATTGGGCCTGCTTTAGGTCAAAAAGGAGTCAATATTATGGAATTTTGTAAATTATTTAATGAGAAAACAAGCAACTTAGAAAAAGGAACTCCAATTCCCGTCATTGTAACAGTATACTCGGATCGATCTTTTACTTTCATTACTAAAACACCGCCCGCTTCTGTATTATTAAAAAAATTTTCTGGAATCAAATTGGGATCAGGAAAAACAAAAACTGAAACGGTTGGAAATATTAGTAAACTACAAATTCAAGAAATTGCGAAGATTAAGAAAAAAGATATGACCGGCTCTAATATTGATAAAATGAGTAAATCAATTGAAGGTACAGCAAAATCAATGGGTTTAGTAATTACGGAGTAA
- the nusG gene encoding transcription termination/antitermination protein NusG, whose protein sequence is MDNKKKWYVLQTFSGFESKVVNSIKEHIELKKMNDLFDEIMVPSEEVVEIKKGKRKKSEYKFFPGYILIHMNMTSLSWHLIKNVPKVMGFVGGTSEKPSPISDKEVKIIIDKVKKVENKPRPKTIFDPGEIVRVKNGPFSDFNGVVETVDYEKNRLKVSVSIFGRATPVELDFSQVEKN, encoded by the coding sequence CAAGAAAAAATGGTATGTGTTACAAACATTTTCAGGATTTGAAAGTAAAGTTGTAAACTCTATTAAAGAACACATTGAATTAAAAAAAATGAATGATTTATTCGATGAAATCATGGTTCCTTCAGAAGAAGTTGTTGAAATAAAAAAAGGAAAAAGAAAAAAAAGCGAATATAAATTCTTTCCTGGATACATACTTATTCATATGAATATGACTAGTTTAAGTTGGCATTTAATAAAGAATGTTCCTAAAGTCATGGGATTTGTAGGAGGAACTTCTGAAAAACCTTCTCCTATTAGTGATAAAGAAGTAAAAATCATAATTGATAAAGTAAAAAAAGTTGAAAATAAACCTCGTCCTAAAACTATTTTTGATCCTGGAGAAATAGTAAGAGTTAAAAACGGACCATTTTCAGATTTTAATGGAGTGGTTGAAACAGTAGATTATGAAAAAAATAGATTAAAAGTATCGGTATCAATTTTTGGAAGAGCTACCCCAGTAGAATTAGATTTTTCACAAGTTGAAAAAAATTAA